One window of the Ureibacillus sp. FSL W7-1570 genome contains the following:
- the sigW gene encoding RNA polymerase sigma factor SigW, translating to MDALVKKRIKQVLKGDQNAFADIVSLYQHKLYQICYRMLGNKQEAEDIAQEAFVRAYINLHTFDPKRKFSTWLYRIATNLCIDRIRKKKPDYYLDAEVDGTDGLNMYSHIANDDQLPEDAALQMEFQERIQHEISKLPEKYRTVIVLKYIEECSLQEISEILDLPLGTVKTRIHRGREALRKQLNEL from the coding sequence ATGGATGCGTTAGTGAAAAAACGAATAAAGCAAGTGCTGAAAGGCGATCAAAATGCCTTTGCGGACATTGTAAGCCTTTATCAGCACAAGCTGTACCAAATTTGTTACCGAATGCTAGGAAATAAACAAGAGGCTGAAGATATTGCCCAAGAAGCTTTTGTCCGAGCGTATATCAATCTCCATACGTTCGATCCCAAGAGAAAGTTTTCCACGTGGCTTTATCGAATCGCGACAAACCTGTGTATAGACAGGATCAGAAAAAAAAAGCCGGATTACTATTTAGATGCAGAGGTCGACGGAACCGATGGATTGAATATGTATTCCCATATTGCCAATGACGATCAGCTGCCTGAAGATGCAGCACTTCAAATGGAATTTCAAGAACGCATCCAACATGAAATCAGCAAATTGCCAGAGAAATATCGTACGGTAATTGTATTAAAATATATTGAAGAATGTTCGCTTCAAGAAATTAGTGAAATACTTGACTTGCCTTTGGGAACAGTGAAAACTAGAATTCATAGAGGTCGTGAAGCATTGAGAAAGCAGTTAAACGAACTGTAG
- a CDS encoding anti-sigma factor has product MSTCPQHIIEYMHEYLDGDISREHEQVLKQHLKTCTACQEHMHQLSDAVAFIKSAAQITAPPHFEEKVMKRLPRPKNRLGIQNWLRRHPFLVAAAMFILFMSATLFGSFNDDKFSVTKQPNLVVEGQTVIVPEGEVVKGDIVVKNGDIVVEGEVDGNVIVINGEYMASTAVVTGQIHEIDQVFEWVWYEVKRMTKDFLALFENGKD; this is encoded by the coding sequence ATGAGTACGTGTCCACAACACATTATTGAATATATGCACGAGTATCTGGATGGCGACATTAGCCGTGAACACGAGCAAGTGCTTAAACAGCATTTGAAGACATGTACGGCATGTCAAGAGCATATGCATCAACTAAGCGATGCGGTTGCATTTATTAAAAGTGCGGCACAAATTACGGCACCTCCACATTTTGAAGAAAAGGTAATGAAGCGTCTTCCTCGACCAAAAAATCGACTCGGTATACAAAACTGGCTGAGAAGACATCCGTTCTTGGTAGCGGCTGCCATGTTTATTCTATTTATGAGTGCAACACTTTTTGGAAGTTTCAATGATGATAAATTTTCAGTAACGAAACAACCGAACTTGGTAGTGGAAGGCCAAACCGTTATTGTCCCTGAAGGCGAAGTTGTGAAAGGCGATATCGTTGTAAAAAATGGAGATATTGTCGTTGAAGGTGAAGTGGACGGCAATGTAATTGTCATTAATGGAGAGTATATGGCATCCACTGCAGTGGTGACGGGCCAAATCCATGAAATCGATCAGGTATTTGAATGGGTTTGGTATGAAGTGAAACGGATGACAAAGGACTTTTTGGCACTGTTTGAAAACGGGAAAGATTAA
- the rocF gene encoding arginase, which yields MEKKKISIIGVPSDYGQQRRGVDMGPSAMRYAGAIERLEKLGYDVNDEGNVSVHKTKKTKSEEDKLLNLEEVLEVSEQLAEKVDEVIKQGRFPVILGGDHSISIGSIAGIRRHYKNLGVIWFDAHTDINTPETTPSGNIHGMPLAVNLGLGDERLINVAKDAPAVKFENVVIIGARSIDEGEKALIKEKKIKIFTMHEIDRMGMSKVIEETVAYLKARQVDGVHISIDLDALDPIYTPGVGTPVPGGITYRESHLAMEMLEEAKIITSCEFVEVNPILDERNKTADTAVALMGSLMGEKLV from the coding sequence ATGGAAAAAAAGAAAATTTCTATTATCGGTGTTCCTTCTGATTATGGCCAACAACGTCGGGGTGTGGATATGGGGCCAAGCGCGATGAGATATGCCGGAGCGATTGAGAGATTGGAAAAATTAGGTTATGATGTTAATGATGAAGGAAATGTATCAGTCCACAAAACGAAGAAAACAAAAAGCGAAGAAGATAAATTATTGAATTTGGAAGAAGTGTTAGAAGTCAGTGAACAATTGGCGGAAAAAGTCGATGAAGTAATAAAGCAGGGAAGATTCCCGGTCATTTTGGGGGGAGATCATAGCATTTCCATCGGTTCCATTGCCGGAATAAGAAGGCATTATAAGAATTTGGGAGTTATCTGGTTCGATGCCCATACAGACATCAATACGCCGGAGACGACCCCTTCCGGAAATATTCATGGAATGCCCTTAGCGGTTAATCTTGGACTTGGGGATGAGCGGTTAATCAATGTTGCAAAGGATGCTCCTGCAGTCAAATTTGAAAACGTTGTCATCATCGGTGCCCGTTCGATTGATGAAGGGGAAAAAGCTTTAATAAAGGAAAAAAAGATCAAAATTTTCACAATGCATGAAATTGACCGTATGGGGATGTCGAAAGTCATTGAAGAAACCGTGGCTTATTTGAAGGCACGACAAGTGGATGGGGTGCATATTTCCATTGACTTGGATGCGCTGGATCCGATCTATACACCCGGTGTTGGAACGCCGGTGCCTGGCGGAATCACTTATCGGGAAAGTCATCTGGCGATGGAAATGTTGGAAGAAGCAAAAATTATTACTTCTTGTGAATTTGTAGAGGTCAATCCAATTCTTGATGAACGCAATAAAACGGCTGATACTGCAGTAGCATTAATGGGATCGTTGATGGGAGAAAAATTAGTGTAA
- the cdaA gene encoding diadenylate cyclase CdaA encodes MNIIEQFTDFTPVNIIFSFLDIILVWYVIYKILTLIRGTKAVQLLKGLFVIIVARIATEIFGLDTLGWMLQEVIDWGFLAIIIIFTPEIRRALEQIGRGRLFQRSVNQLEDEQARLIEAMKKAVSYMAKRRIGALISIEKETGLNEYIETGIRLDANISSELIINTFIPNTPLHDGAMIIQKNRIAAAACYLPLSESTLISKELGTRHRAALGLSEVTDAIVVVVSEETGAISIAVNGNLHRNLTLENFESLLKTLWFGPEGELEASSKWTWRGKKHG; translated from the coding sequence ATGAATATAATTGAGCAATTTACGGATTTTACACCTGTAAATATCATCTTCAGCTTTTTGGACATCATACTTGTCTGGTACGTGATCTATAAAATATTAACCCTAATCAGAGGAACAAAAGCGGTTCAATTGTTGAAAGGGCTATTTGTTATTATCGTTGCAAGAATTGCCACTGAAATTTTTGGTCTGGATACGTTAGGTTGGATGTTGCAAGAAGTCATTGATTGGGGATTTTTGGCAATTATTATCATTTTCACTCCTGAGATTCGGAGAGCCCTCGAACAGATTGGGCGGGGAAGATTATTTCAACGTTCAGTCAATCAATTGGAAGATGAACAGGCCCGTTTGATCGAAGCCATGAAAAAAGCGGTAAGCTATATGGCAAAACGGCGGATCGGTGCTCTCATTTCCATTGAAAAAGAAACCGGCTTAAACGAATATATCGAAACGGGCATCCGATTAGATGCAAATATCTCTTCAGAACTGATCATCAATACATTCATTCCAAATACCCCACTTCATGATGGAGCAATGATTATCCAAAAAAATCGTATTGCAGCTGCAGCTTGTTATTTGCCGTTGTCCGAAAGCACTTTGATTTCCAAAGAGTTGGGGACGAGGCACAGAGCTGCCCTTGGGTTAAGTGAAGTGACAGATGCCATTGTGGTCGTCGTGTCCGAAGAAACTGGGGCAATTAGTATTGCAGTGAACGGCAATTTACATAGAAATCTCACGTTGGAGAATTTCGAATCGTTGCTGAAAACATTATGGTTTGGCCCTGAAGGCGAATTAGAAGCATCCTCTAAGTGGACTTGGAGGGGGAAAAAGCATGGATAA
- a CDS encoding CdaR family protein produces MDKFFDNIWVLRATAFILALLLFFYVKAELTGGKEPTSNNQVDIITDVPLEAYYDSENLIVTGLPETVDVTIEGPMQLVLQTKFKKDFKVFVDLSDLLIGKHRVTIQHENFNPKLNVTIDPEAVDVVIEEKVTQEFKVDPEINSQLIAEGYMLKSMTVEPSKVVVTGAKSAIERINYVKATVSASNGIKESFTQEANVKVLDGNLNKLDVYIEPQTVNVTVEVEEYSKSVPVTLKQTGSPPPGVVIRQLETDTKSVQVFGPKSIVDSIKTLEAEFDLSQVDHSGNYEVNLKLPKGATRLGTDKISVRANITRTSQSETSVDETTNEEQNIDESNSDANSN; encoded by the coding sequence ATGGATAAATTTTTTGATAATATATGGGTGTTGAGGGCAACAGCCTTCATTTTGGCACTCCTGCTTTTCTTTTATGTGAAAGCCGAATTGACAGGCGGGAAAGAACCTACGTCAAATAATCAAGTGGACATTATTACAGATGTGCCGCTGGAGGCTTATTATGATTCGGAAAACTTGATTGTTACCGGTCTGCCGGAAACGGTGGATGTTACAATTGAGGGGCCGATGCAGCTCGTACTGCAAACAAAATTCAAAAAAGATTTTAAAGTTTTTGTTGACTTGAGCGATCTGTTAATCGGCAAACACAGAGTGACCATTCAGCATGAAAACTTTAATCCAAAATTAAATGTGACAATCGATCCTGAAGCGGTTGATGTGGTCATTGAGGAAAAAGTTACCCAAGAGTTCAAAGTGGATCCTGAAATCAATAGTCAATTAATTGCTGAAGGCTATATGCTAAAATCCATGACTGTGGAACCGAGCAAAGTAGTTGTTACAGGTGCCAAAAGTGCGATTGAAAGAATTAATTATGTAAAGGCAACGGTTTCGGCATCAAACGGAATCAAAGAGTCATTTACCCAAGAGGCGAACGTCAAGGTATTGGATGGCAATTTAAACAAATTGGATGTGTATATTGAACCACAGACAGTAAACGTCACTGTCGAGGTGGAAGAATACAGTAAAAGTGTTCCAGTGACGCTGAAACAAACAGGCTCCCCGCCGCCGGGAGTCGTGATTCGTCAATTGGAAACCGATACAAAATCGGTTCAAGTGTTTGGTCCAAAATCAATCGTTGACTCGATCAAGACGTTAGAAGCGGAGTTTGACTTATCGCAGGTGGATCATTCCGGGAATTATGAAGTGAATTTGAAATTGCCTAAAGGCGCTACAAGATTGGGAACTGATAAAATTTCTGTTCGGGCAAATATCACAAGAACATCCCAATCCGAAACAAGTGTTGACGAAACGACAAATGAAGAGCAAAATATCGATGAGTCAAATAGTGATGCAAACAGCAATTAA